A region from the Vicia villosa cultivar HV-30 ecotype Madison, WI linkage group LG3, Vvil1.0, whole genome shotgun sequence genome encodes:
- the LOC131658191 gene encoding uncharacterized protein LOC131658191: protein MANHGTNWTALGFAYTESNNSGGGGRGDGGGHGDSGGCGNGGGRGNGNGGGNGDETSGVTNNGSYFNIGGNDQEGSSYSLKVNIPKMNGNNYNEWAQTVRLVLDSKGKLGFLTGAVAEPAVGDPLYQQWKSENSLIIAWLVSSMETGIGKPYMFLPSAKDVWEAVKETYSDIQNSSQIFGLKSKLWHAKQGDMNVTAYYNELLTLWQELDLCYDDNWRCTEDSVLFLKRQENDRVFMFLAGLNKDLDEVRGRVLGKIPLPTLRETFAEIRREEARQGIMMGKTPRSSESEGSALATRNLDEEKRVDKVPWCDHCKREWHTRETCWKLKGKPPNWKKKGGRAFQASNSDQGQQISSPQLPLTTEQLDRLYKLLESPTPSCSIATKGNQKIKIADGSFSAIAGFELGEDD, encoded by the exons ATGGCGAATCACGGCACGAATTGGACCGCTCTAGGTTTTGCCTACACCGAATCCAATAATAGCGGTGGCGGTGGCCGCGGTGATGGCGGTGGCCACGGTGATAGCGGCGGCTGCGGTAACGGTGGTGGCCGCGGAAATGGCAATGGTGGCGGAAACGGCGACGAAACATCGGGTGTCACAAACAATGGCAGTTATTTCAATATAGGCGGCAATGACCAAGAGGGTTCCTCATACTCCCTCAAGGTCAATATTCCTAAGATGAATGGGAATAACTATAATGAATGGGCCCAGACAGTTCGCTTGGTATTGGATAGCAAAGGGAAGTTGGGTTTTTTAACTGGAGCAGTAGCTGAACCGGCAGTAGGAGACCCTCTTTACCAACAATGGAAATCTGAAAACTCCTTGATTATTGCGTGGTTGGTAAGCTCTATGGAAACTGGAATAGGTAAGCCTTATATGTTTTTGCCTTCTGCAAAGGATGTATGGGAAGCTGTTAAGGAAACATACTCTGATATTCAAAACTCTTCCCAAATTTTTGGTTTAAAATCAAAGTTATGGCATGCGAAACAAGGGGACATGAATGTTACTGCTTATTACAATGAGTTGTTGACCCTTTGGCAAGAGTTGGATCTATGTTATGATGACAATTGGAGGTGTACAGAAGATAGTGTTTTGTTTCTCAAAAGACAAGAAAATGATCGCGTCTTCATGTTTCTCGCTGGGCTCAATAAAGACCTTGATGAGGTAAGAGGTAGAGTTTTAGGAAAAATACCATTGCCAACTCTTCGTGAAACTTTTGCAGAAATAAGAAGGGAGGAGGCACGACAAGGTATTATGATGGGCAAAACACCACGAAGCTCTGAATCTGAAGGCTCAGCTTTGGCTACTAGGAACCTTGACGAGGAAAAAAGGGTAGACAAAGTTCCTTGGTGTGACCACTGTAAGCGTGAATGGCATACACGTGAAACCTGTTGGAAGCTCAAAGGGAAACCTCCTAACTGGAAGAAGAAAGGTGGTCGTGCATTTCAGGCTAGTAATTCTGATCAAGGGCAGCAAATTTCTTCACCGCAGCTTCCACTCACTACAGAACAACTAGACAGACTGTACAAACTCCTCGAGTCTCCAACTCCTTCTTGCTCTATAGCAACAAAAG gtaaccaaaaaataaaaattgcagatGGCTCTTTTTCAGCCATTGCAG GATTTGAACTCGGGGAAGATGATTGA